The window CAAAAAATATTCCGATGCCAGGAGAAATAAGCCCGCGTGAAATGCCCTTGTATTGATGGTCGTTATAGGGCAGTACCGTGTACTTCAGGGTAGGTTCAATGCTGACGGAAAATTCATCTGAAAAGGGAATGTAAACGCTGAAATTTACGATTGCCTGAATGTTGAGGTCGCGTTCGGCTTTTGATATCAATCGTTCCGTATGATCTTCAAACGTCATGACTTCATATTTTCCCAGCGAAATTACAGGCGCTACACCAATGCCCGCATTGAATTTTATCTTCGAGGCATTGAACAGATTTATTTTAAGAATTACGGGTATATTAATAGTGTTATAGCGTATTGCCCTCACATAATCTTTTGTGTAAAGCGGTTTGTCATATAAATCAAAAACTGTATCGTTCAAGGTTTTTGTTTTGTATCCCTGACTTTCAAAA of the Bacteroidota bacterium genome contains:
- a CDS encoding outer membrane beta-barrel protein, with the protein product MNVVKSKLTIIFLLLFSGIAFSQTDDSDTTWWDIGIYASPDYCTRIASGSTAESFSSGTFDAIEKPRIGYTAGLLFSRQLSKRLYFQSGLVFESQGYKTKTLNDTVFDLYDKPLYTKDYVRAIRYNTINIPVILKINLFNASKIKFNAGIGVAPVISLGKYEVMTFEDHTERLISKAERDLNIQAIVNFSVYIPFSDEFSVSIEPTLKYTVLPYNDHQYKGISRGLISPGIGIFFAYALPTQAVYDYYYYNIYKKKNIPANY